A genomic stretch from Bacillus sp. N1-1 includes:
- a CDS encoding spore germination protein, producing the protein MTTKIDNKQKIFKKLKENEEFLKKSIGIGKSFDVGVRKLKILNKEIQFYYCTGLCDTSIIVEIMRELMEVDDHHRLTVKFEQVIHNHLPHQQVTEVETFDEVIDQVLSGLIAVFMEGEEIAYIIDVRKYPGRTPQEPDTEKVIRGSRDGFTENIIENTALTRRRIRDGRLRNEIFQVGERSKTDVCITYIQDVANPNLVEIVKKKLKEINIDGIPMADKTVEEFLVHQAGNPFPLVRYTERPDVAASHLLEGHVLIIVDTSPSVIITPTTFFHHVQHAEEYREAPLPGAFLRWVRFGGMLAALLLLPLWLLAVYEPQLLPETIDFIGPNDETNVPIFVQIILAEVGIETLRMAAIHTPTPLSTAMGLIAAVLIGQIAIDVGLFVPEVILYVSIAAIGSYATPSYELSIANKLVRLLLLFLVFFFRVPGYMIGITAIILFLVALKPLNTPYLWPFIPFNPKAFIQVLIRVSVPLTKLRPSITEPQNETKQPDKPLAES; encoded by the coding sequence ATGACCACTAAAATTGATAATAAACAAAAAATATTTAAAAAGCTAAAAGAAAACGAAGAATTTTTGAAAAAGTCAATTGGGATTGGAAAAAGTTTTGATGTAGGAGTTCGAAAACTTAAGATTCTTAACAAAGAAATTCAGTTTTACTATTGTACAGGGCTTTGTGATACTTCCATCATTGTAGAGATTATGCGAGAGCTGATGGAAGTTGATGATCATCATCGATTAACGGTTAAATTTGAGCAGGTGATACATAATCATTTGCCACATCAGCAGGTCACAGAGGTTGAAACATTCGATGAAGTCATCGACCAGGTTTTATCTGGATTAATTGCAGTTTTTATGGAAGGCGAAGAAATCGCTTATATTATTGATGTTCGAAAGTATCCAGGAAGAACGCCACAGGAGCCTGATACAGAGAAAGTTATTAGAGGTTCACGTGATGGTTTTACTGAAAACATCATTGAAAATACGGCTTTAACAAGACGCCGAATCCGAGATGGTCGATTGCGGAATGAAATTTTTCAAGTTGGAGAACGGTCTAAAACAGACGTATGTATCACCTACATTCAAGATGTAGCCAATCCTAATTTAGTTGAAATAGTCAAAAAGAAATTAAAAGAAATTAACATTGATGGTATTCCAATGGCCGATAAAACAGTAGAAGAGTTTCTTGTGCACCAGGCAGGTAACCCATTTCCACTTGTTCGATATACAGAAAGACCTGATGTCGCGGCTTCTCATTTACTTGAAGGGCACGTTTTAATCATCGTTGATACTTCACCAAGCGTTATTATTACACCAACTACTTTTTTTCATCATGTTCAACATGCTGAAGAATATCGAGAAGCCCCTTTACCAGGCGCGTTTTTAAGATGGGTCCGATTTGGCGGGATGTTAGCTGCGCTACTGTTGCTACCTCTATGGTTATTAGCGGTATATGAACCGCAGTTACTGCCTGAAACGATCGATTTTATCGGCCCGAATGATGAAACAAATGTACCGATTTTTGTTCAAATTATTCTTGCTGAAGTAGGGATCGAAACGCTCAGGATGGCTGCTATACACACCCCGACGCCACTTTCCACTGCCATGGGGTTAATTGCAGCCGTGTTGATCGGACAGATTGCCATTGATGTGGGATTATTTGTTCCAGAAGTTATCCTATATGTTTCGATTGCTGCGATAGGATCTTATGCAACACCAAGTTATGAATTATCGATTGCAAATAAACTTGTAAGGCTTCTTCTTTTATTCCTTGTCTTTTTCTTTCGAGTGCCGGGATATATGATTGGAATTACGGCAATCATTTTATTCCTTGTTGCGTTAAAACCTTTAAATACCCCCTACTTATGGCCGTTTATTCCTTTTAATCCTAAAGCCTTTATTCAAGTGTTGATTCGTGTATCAGTTCCGCTCACTAAACTACGTCCAAGTATTACAGAACCACAAAATGAAACGAAGCAACCGGACAAACCACTTGCCGAATCTTAA
- the spoVAE gene encoding stage V sporulation protein AE has protein sequence MEYFIAFAVGGGICVIGQLLLDIFKLTPAHVMSSFVVAGAVLDGFGIYDRLIEFAGAGATVPITSFGHSLLHGAMQQGEEHGFIGIAMGIFQLTSAGISSAIVFGFIVAILFKPKG, from the coding sequence GTGGAATATTTTATCGCTTTTGCAGTCGGTGGAGGTATCTGTGTCATCGGTCAATTATTACTTGATATTTTTAAATTAACACCTGCGCATGTCATGTCTTCTTTTGTTGTAGCAGGAGCCGTGCTTGATGGCTTTGGGATTTATGATCGACTAATTGAATTCGCTGGAGCTGGTGCGACTGTACCGATTACTAGTTTTGGTCATTCACTCCTCCATGGCGCTATGCAACAAGGGGAAGAACACGGCTTTATAGGAATTGCAATGGGAATATTTCAATTAACCTCCGCAGGTATTTCTTCTGCAATTGTTTTTGGATTTATTGTAGCCATTCTATTTAAACCAAAGGGGTGA
- a CDS encoding peptidylprolyl isomerase translates to MKKGTIAFDNGETIEIEFFPEAAPNTVANFEKLANEGFYNGVNFHRVIPGFVAQGGDPTGSGMGGPGYSIDCETEGNPHKHVAGSLSMAHAGKNTGGSQFFLVHEPQPHLDGVHTVFGQVTEGMDTVLRIKQGDVMKEVKVWDEE, encoded by the coding sequence ATGAAAAAAGGAACAATTGCATTTGATAATGGAGAAACAATTGAAATTGAGTTTTTCCCAGAGGCAGCACCGAATACCGTTGCTAACTTTGAAAAGCTTGCTAACGAAGGTTTTTACAATGGTGTAAACTTTCACCGTGTTATCCCAGGTTTCGTAGCACAGGGTGGAGACCCAACAGGATCTGGAATGGGCGGACCAGGCTATTCGATCGACTGTGAAACAGAAGGAAACCCTCATAAGCACGTAGCTGGTTCGTTGTCTATGGCTCATGCAGGTAAAAATACAGGTGGAAGCCAGTTTTTCCTTGTTCATGAACCTCAGCCTCACCTTGACGGTGTTCACACTGTTTTTGGTCAGGTAACAGAAGGAATGGATACGGTTCTTCGCATTAAGCAAGGCGATGTGATGAAAGAAGTTAAAGTCTGGGACGAAGAATAG
- the lysA gene encoding diaminopimelate decarboxylase, translating into MNLYGTSAISKEGHLSVGGVDTVELSEKYGTALYVYDVAMIREKARAFRNAFEQEKVNYQVAYASKAFSCMAMIQLAEEEGLSLDVVSGGELYTALKAGFPVDRIHFHGNNKSEAEIRMALDAKIGCFVVDNFYELTLLEQLAEEKNVVANVLLRITPGIEAHTHDYILTGQEDSKFGFDLQSGQVEQAIVQATSMKAVHLLGLHCHIGSQIFETNGFVMAIEKIYRYLATWFELYGYEPEVLNLGGGFGIRYTEEDHPLPVGDYIEAMVNAVRAQLGNAMRMPEIWIEPGRSLVGEAGLTLYTVGSHKKVPELRHYLAVDGGMTDNLRPALYQAKYEATIANRMNEPREHVYSVAGKCCESGDMLIWDCTLQRAIAGDTMAVFSTGAYGYSMANNYNRLPRPAVVFVENGEAQLVVKRESFEDLIRHDLPLKQAIISK; encoded by the coding sequence GTGAATTTATACGGAACGTCAGCAATTTCAAAAGAAGGTCATTTATCAGTTGGAGGTGTTGATACAGTAGAATTAAGTGAAAAATATGGTACGGCCTTATACGTTTATGATGTAGCGATGATTCGAGAGAAAGCGAGAGCATTTCGAAATGCTTTTGAACAAGAGAAGGTCAACTACCAGGTAGCCTATGCTAGTAAAGCATTCTCTTGTATGGCAATGATTCAACTTGCTGAAGAAGAAGGCTTAAGTCTTGATGTGGTTTCAGGAGGAGAACTCTATACAGCTTTAAAAGCAGGGTTTCCGGTGGATCGCATTCACTTTCATGGAAATAACAAAAGCGAAGCCGAAATTCGAATGGCGTTAGATGCAAAAATAGGGTGCTTTGTTGTAGATAACTTTTATGAGCTAACGTTACTTGAACAATTAGCGGAAGAGAAAAATGTGGTTGCAAATGTGCTTTTGCGTATTACGCCTGGAATTGAAGCACATACCCATGACTATATCTTGACTGGACAGGAAGATTCTAAATTTGGTTTTGATTTACAAAGTGGTCAAGTGGAACAAGCGATTGTTCAAGCAACAAGCATGAAAGCTGTTCACCTCCTTGGTCTCCATTGTCACATTGGTTCCCAAATTTTTGAAACGAATGGTTTTGTAATGGCTATTGAGAAAATCTATCGTTACCTTGCTACCTGGTTTGAACTCTATGGGTATGAGCCAGAAGTTCTGAACCTCGGTGGAGGGTTTGGAATTCGGTATACTGAAGAAGATCATCCACTCCCAGTTGGAGACTATATCGAGGCAATGGTTAATGCTGTAAGAGCGCAGTTAGGTAATGCAATGAGAATGCCAGAAATTTGGATTGAGCCAGGACGTTCACTCGTTGGAGAAGCCGGCTTGACGTTATATACAGTCGGATCACACAAGAAAGTGCCAGAACTTCGTCATTATCTTGCAGTAGATGGAGGAATGACGGATAATTTACGACCAGCCCTTTATCAAGCAAAGTATGAAGCAACGATTGCTAATCGTATGAATGAGCCGAGAGAACATGTTTATTCTGTTGCGGGAAAATGTTGTGAGTCAGGTGACATGTTAATCTGGGATTGCACATTACAGCGCGCCATAGCAGGAGATACGATGGCTGTATTTTCAACTGGAGCGTACGGGTATTCTATGGCAAATAACTATAACAGACTACCTCGACCAGCGGTGGTTTTTGTAGAAAATGGAGAAGCACAACTTGTCGTAAAGAGAGAATCTTTTGAGGATTTAATTCGTCATGACCTTCCATTAAAACAAGCGATTATTTCAAAATAA
- a CDS encoding stage V sporulation protein AE — MKKRRVIFVTDGDLYAQKAIEKVASDIGGRCISQSAGNPTPLAGYEIIALIKEAPHDPVFVMFDDSGFPGEGYGELAMQSVAEDESIELLGAIAVASRTHFSEWTRVDVSIDRDGELTHYGVDKNGFADMEAGRIDGDTVSILDKLNLPIIIGVGDIGKMSGYDDPEVGSPITLKAVQILLERSGFYDH; from the coding sequence ATGAAAAAGCGGCGGGTGATCTTCGTCACAGACGGAGACCTTTATGCTCAAAAAGCAATTGAAAAAGTAGCGTCAGATATTGGAGGAAGATGCATTAGTCAATCTGCAGGAAATCCTACCCCGCTTGCTGGTTACGAAATTATCGCTCTTATTAAAGAAGCTCCTCACGATCCAGTTTTTGTTATGTTTGATGATAGTGGATTTCCGGGTGAAGGATATGGGGAACTTGCCATGCAGTCTGTTGCCGAAGATGAAAGTATTGAACTCCTTGGAGCTATTGCAGTCGCATCCAGAACTCATTTTTCAGAGTGGACGAGGGTAGATGTCTCCATTGATCGTGACGGAGAATTGACACACTACGGAGTCGACAAAAATGGATTTGCAGATATGGAGGCGGGTAGAATAGATGGCGACACGGTGTCGATATTAGATAAATTAAACCTTCCCATTATTATAGGTGTCGGTGATATAGGTAAAATGTCGGGTTATGATGATCCGGAAGTTGGTTCACCTATAACATTGAAAGCCGTTCAAATTCTGCTTGAAAGGAGCGGTTTCTATGACCACTAA